The Iamia majanohamensis genome window below encodes:
- a CDS encoding flotillin family protein: MSPVLIAAAGLAALVVFLIAFVITRVKVAGPNEAFVITGRKGKAGADATSGQKVVLGASVFVVPFVQKLGVIGLTSRQIGVSVPAAVSANGIRCTLEGVAVVKVGGTEELIRAAAQRFLGQQTEIDVFTREVLAGSLRAIVGRLSVEEIIRDRAAFAGAVAEEAENSLTGQGLVLDTFQLQDIQAEGDYLLDLGRPEAARAEKEAAIAEAVARRESEQARILAEEEIAVANRELALKQAEIKALTDAAAANAAASGPLAQAAKDQEVIQAQEQVAARRADLKERELDTEVRKPADAARYATEQQAAADKARDIADAEAEAEQVRLSGAAERERRTALAEAIRAEGQAEADSIAARGEAEAEAMAKKAEAYEHYGEAAIIDIVADTLPKVVAEAASPMASIDQMTVISTDGASQTVKSVASTVAQGQELAKTMLGVDLGALLQGFVEARQGGDGAGGVDDGSDGDGTGPDGDGDGDGPGGPRPALTESTGTT, translated from the coding sequence ATGTCCCCCGTCCTCATCGCCGCCGCCGGCCTCGCCGCGCTGGTGGTCTTCCTCATCGCCTTCGTCATCACGAGGGTCAAGGTCGCCGGGCCCAACGAGGCGTTCGTCATCACCGGCCGCAAGGGCAAGGCCGGCGCGGATGCCACCTCGGGCCAGAAGGTGGTGCTGGGCGCCAGCGTGTTCGTGGTGCCCTTCGTCCAGAAGCTGGGCGTCATCGGCCTCACCAGCCGCCAGATCGGCGTGAGCGTGCCCGCCGCCGTCTCGGCCAACGGCATCCGCTGCACCCTCGAGGGCGTGGCCGTGGTGAAGGTGGGCGGCACCGAGGAGCTCATCCGGGCCGCGGCCCAGCGGTTCCTCGGCCAGCAGACCGAGATCGACGTCTTCACCCGGGAGGTCCTGGCCGGCTCGCTGCGCGCCATCGTCGGTCGCCTCAGCGTGGAGGAGATCATCCGCGACCGGGCCGCCTTCGCTGGCGCCGTGGCCGAGGAGGCCGAGAACAGCCTGACCGGCCAGGGCCTGGTGCTCGACACCTTCCAGCTCCAGGACATCCAGGCCGAGGGCGACTACCTGCTCGACCTGGGCCGCCCCGAGGCCGCCCGGGCCGAGAAGGAGGCGGCCATCGCCGAGGCCGTGGCCCGCCGCGAGTCCGAGCAGGCCCGCATCCTCGCCGAGGAGGAGATCGCGGTGGCCAACCGCGAGCTGGCGCTGAAGCAGGCCGAGATCAAGGCCCTCACCGACGCCGCCGCGGCCAACGCCGCCGCCTCCGGGCCCCTGGCCCAGGCGGCCAAGGACCAGGAGGTCATCCAGGCCCAGGAGCAGGTCGCCGCCCGCCGGGCCGACCTGAAGGAGCGCGAGCTCGACACCGAGGTGCGCAAGCCGGCCGACGCCGCCCGCTACGCCACCGAGCAGCAGGCCGCAGCGGACAAGGCCCGTGACATCGCCGACGCCGAGGCCGAGGCCGAGCAGGTCCGGCTGTCGGGTGCGGCCGAGCGGGAGCGCCGCACGGCGCTGGCCGAGGCCATCCGGGCCGAGGGCCAGGCCGAGGCCGACTCCATCGCCGCGCGCGGCGAGGCCGAGGCCGAGGCCATGGCCAAGAAGGCGGAGGCCTACGAGCACTACGGCGAGGCCGCCATCATCGACATCGTGGCCGACACCCTGCCCAAGGTGGTGGCCGAGGCGGCCTCGCCCATGGCGTCGATCGACCAGATGACGGTGATCTCCACCGACGGCGCCAGCCAGACCGTGAAGTCGGTGGCCTCGACGGTGGCCCAGGGCCAGGAGCTGGCCAAGACCATGCTCGGCGTCGACCTCGGCGCCCTCCTGCAGGGCTTCGTCGAGGCCCGCCAGGGCGGCGACGGCGCGGGTGGCGTCGACGACGGGTCCGACGGCGACGGGACCGGACCCGACGGCGACGGCGACGGCGACGGCCCCGGCGGTCCGCGACCCGCGCTCACCGAGAGCACCGGCACGACCTGA
- a CDS encoding HNH endonuclease signature motif containing protein has protein sequence MTDTLSTPSTGWPVAIEPVLGPPEPSPYVALSPAARTDVVEQLTGAIAALQAELGRVVVAVDRAGDHLADGATDVAAWLAWRTGATRRHARETVRVAHALEHLPALRTVFASGEVAFDQVRPVTAFATPATDDDLAHELPGWSAGQAEAVARRLTPRPDDEPGTARARRSFHWRPDQKSGGFHYRGFLPTEAGEAVNAALSALAEQAGPDAATGLWEPFGARCADALHDLAVGDRLPGQAALAVLHVESGLLAPGAEAAAGGLGGDGPLLANGVLGPLAVHRRTVLRYLCDCDVEHAVEGPNGTTIGIGRRTRTVPDWLRRHIEARDGTCRFPGCERPIRHVHHNRHWTRDRGPTDSHNLDGLCWAHHHLVHEGRWEVTGDADGELTFTSPHGRRLTSRRPPLRPTTRAAAARISGTTLTVAGPGPP, from the coding sequence GTGACCGACACCCTCTCGACCCCGTCGACGGGCTGGCCCGTCGCCATCGAGCCGGTGCTCGGCCCGCCGGAGCCGTCGCCCTACGTCGCCCTCTCCCCGGCGGCCCGCACCGACGTGGTCGAGCAGCTCACCGGCGCCATCGCCGCCCTCCAGGCCGAGCTCGGCCGGGTGGTCGTGGCCGTCGACCGGGCCGGCGACCACCTCGCCGACGGCGCCACCGACGTGGCCGCCTGGCTGGCCTGGCGCACCGGCGCCACCCGCCGCCACGCCCGGGAGACGGTGCGCGTGGCCCACGCCCTCGAGCACCTGCCCGCCCTGCGCACCGTGTTCGCCTCCGGCGAGGTGGCCTTCGACCAGGTCCGCCCCGTCACCGCCTTCGCCACCCCCGCCACCGACGACGACCTCGCCCACGAGCTGCCGGGCTGGTCCGCCGGCCAGGCCGAGGCCGTCGCCCGCCGGCTCACCCCTCGCCCCGACGACGAACCGGGCACGGCCCGGGCCCGCCGCTCGTTCCACTGGCGGCCCGACCAGAAGAGCGGCGGGTTCCACTACCGAGGCTTCCTGCCCACCGAGGCCGGCGAGGCCGTCAACGCCGCCCTCAGCGCCCTGGCCGAGCAGGCCGGACCCGACGCCGCCACCGGGCTGTGGGAGCCCTTCGGCGCCCGCTGCGCCGACGCCCTCCACGACCTCGCCGTCGGCGACCGCCTCCCCGGCCAGGCCGCGCTGGCGGTGCTCCACGTCGAGTCCGGCCTGCTCGCCCCCGGGGCCGAGGCCGCAGCGGGCGGCCTCGGGGGCGACGGCCCGCTGCTCGCCAACGGCGTCCTCGGCCCCCTCGCCGTCCACCGCCGCACGGTGCTGCGCTACCTCTGCGACTGCGACGTCGAGCACGCCGTCGAGGGACCGAACGGCACCACCATCGGCATCGGACGGCGCACCCGCACCGTGCCCGACTGGCTCCGGCGCCACATCGAGGCCCGCGACGGCACGTGCCGGTTCCCCGGCTGCGAGCGACCGATCCGGCACGTCCACCACAACCGGCACTGGACCCGCGACCGGGGCCCCACCGACAGCCACAACCTCGACGGCCTGTGCTGGGCCCACCACCACCTCGTCCACGAGGGCCGCTGGGAGGTCACCGGCGACGCCGACGGCGAGCTCACCTTCACCAGCCCCCACGGCCGCCGCCTCACCTCCCGACGACCACCCCTCCGCCCCACCACCCGGGCCGCCGCCGCCCGCATCAGCGGCACGACCCTCACCGTCGCCGGACCGGGACCACCCTGA
- a CDS encoding CehA/McbA family metallohydrolase, whose product MSVERRRLRFDPDDQAAERYPRVPFVVDSEASVEVHLAVATEGAVVDVGCEAPAGWRGWSGGARTRFAITPEAATPGYVPGPLEPGEWAVVLGLHRVPASGVELEVTISLPATGPVEEEPPAPPRPDAPRGSARGLPAPAGLTWFAADFHAHSTHSDGDQSLDQLAARAAASGLDVLAVTDHNTVSHHPHLPAVGARYDLPLVAGQEVTTARGHANAFGEIGWIDFRTPADTWLDEVEARGGLLSVNHPIEGDCSWQHPLTRIPPVLELWHIGWFRDVRSDAMWAFWNRWRHDVSVVGGGDFHIAGDGRPPGLPTTWVAAADRSPDAVLDAVAAGRTAIAWSAWGSPALLRVDDELVAVDADGAVLVDIEGRRRPVHGDRVARAADSTTADGAGVAPYRLESATGELLAISP is encoded by the coding sequence ATGAGCGTCGAGCGCCGCCGTCTCCGCTTCGACCCCGACGACCAGGCTGCGGAGCGCTACCCCCGGGTGCCGTTCGTCGTCGACAGTGAGGCGTCCGTGGAGGTCCACCTGGCAGTCGCGACCGAGGGTGCGGTGGTCGACGTCGGCTGCGAGGCGCCGGCGGGGTGGCGGGGCTGGTCGGGCGGGGCCCGCACCCGGTTCGCCATCACCCCGGAGGCCGCCACCCCCGGCTACGTCCCTGGCCCCCTGGAGCCGGGCGAGTGGGCCGTGGTCCTGGGGCTGCACCGGGTGCCGGCGTCCGGCGTGGAGCTCGAGGTCACCATCTCGCTGCCGGCCACCGGCCCCGTCGAGGAGGAGCCGCCGGCCCCGCCCCGCCCCGACGCCCCCCGGGGCAGCGCCCGAGGCCTGCCCGCCCCCGCCGGGCTGACCTGGTTCGCCGCCGACTTCCACGCCCACTCCACCCACTCCGACGGCGACCAGTCCCTCGACCAGCTGGCCGCCCGGGCCGCGGCGTCGGGGCTCGACGTGCTGGCCGTGACCGACCACAACACCGTCTCCCACCACCCCCACCTGCCGGCCGTCGGCGCCCGCTACGACCTGCCCCTCGTCGCCGGCCAGGAGGTCACCACCGCCCGGGGCCACGCCAACGCCTTCGGCGAGATCGGCTGGATCGACTTCCGCACGCCGGCCGACACCTGGTTGGACGAGGTCGAGGCCCGGGGCGGGCTGCTCAGCGTCAACCACCCCATCGAGGGCGACTGCTCCTGGCAGCACCCGCTGACCCGCATCCCGCCGGTGCTCGAGCTGTGGCACATCGGCTGGTTCCGCGACGTCCGCTCCGACGCCATGTGGGCCTTCTGGAACCGGTGGCGCCACGACGTCTCCGTGGTCGGGGGTGGCGACTTCCACATCGCCGGCGACGGCCGTCCCCCCGGCCTACCCACCACCTGGGTGGCCGCCGCCGACCGTTCGCCCGACGCCGTGCTCGATGCCGTGGCCGCGGGCCGCACCGCCATCGCCTGGTCGGCCTGGGGCTCGCCGGCCCTGCTGCGGGTCGACGACGAGCTCGTCGCCGTCGACGCCGACGGCGCCGTGCTGGTCGACATCGAGGGACGGCGGCGTCCGGTCCACGGCGACCGGGTGGCCCGGGCCGCCGACAGCACCACCGCGGACGGGGCCGGCGTGGCGCCCTACCGACTGGAGAGCGCCACCGGCGAGCTCCTCGCCATCAGCCCCTGA
- a CDS encoding TIGR03086 family metal-binding protein, with amino-acid sequence MIDLGPAADRTAALVTSVTDAQLALPTPCPDMCVGDVIDHIGAFALGFTAVAEKDLPRTKPPAPADAAHLGDGWRERIAGDLSALAQAWRDPQAWEGMTAAGGIELPGEVAGLVAVDELVVHGWDVAVATGQSHSPSPADVEAALGFVESFDAPRDGELFGPVVPVADDAPAFERLLGLTGRDPAWQPPT; translated from the coding sequence ATGATCGACCTCGGACCCGCCGCCGACCGCACCGCCGCCCTCGTCACCTCGGTGACCGACGCGCAGCTCGCGCTGCCGACGCCGTGTCCCGACATGTGCGTGGGCGACGTCATCGACCACATCGGGGCCTTCGCCCTGGGCTTCACCGCCGTGGCCGAGAAGGACCTCCCCCGCACCAAGCCCCCCGCCCCGGCCGACGCCGCCCACCTGGGCGACGGCTGGCGGGAGCGGATCGCCGGCGACCTGTCGGCCCTGGCCCAGGCCTGGCGCGACCCGCAGGCCTGGGAGGGGATGACCGCAGCCGGCGGCATCGAGCTGCCGGGCGAGGTGGCCGGGCTGGTGGCCGTCGACGAGCTGGTCGTCCACGGCTGGGACGTCGCCGTGGCCACCGGCCAGAGCCACAGCCCCTCGCCCGCAGACGTCGAGGCCGCCCTGGGCTTCGTGGAGAGCTTCGACGCCCCTCGCGACGGCGAGCTGTTCGGCCCCGTCGTGCCCGTCGCCGACGACGCCCCGGCCTTCGAGCGCCTCCTCGGCCTCACCGGCCGCGACCCCGCCTGGCAGCCGCCGACCTGA
- a CDS encoding DinB family protein, translated as MVPPDVPPPWVDDLGGRVDELLDEYRSVLHDSLDGLTEEEARMRLVPSKTTLLGLVKHVTFVEGVWFDQAVTGRTHAEVGIASSPDRSFTLRASDTVASVQAAHRERCERSRRTMAGLDEGDVVDGRGSRPVWALRLQVLRELAHHAGHADILREQVLARREA; from the coding sequence ATGGTGCCGCCCGACGTCCCGCCGCCATGGGTCGACGACCTCGGGGGCCGGGTCGACGAGCTCCTCGACGAGTACCGGTCGGTGCTGCACGACTCGCTCGACGGCCTGACCGAGGAGGAGGCCCGGATGCGGCTGGTGCCCTCCAAGACGACGTTGCTCGGCCTGGTCAAGCACGTGACCTTCGTCGAGGGGGTCTGGTTCGACCAGGCCGTGACCGGTCGGACCCACGCCGAGGTCGGCATCGCCTCCTCCCCGGACCGCTCCTTCACCCTCCGGGCGTCGGACACCGTGGCGAGCGTCCAGGCCGCCCACCGCGAGCGCTGCGAGCGGTCACGTCGGACCATGGCCGGGCTGGACGAGGGTGATGTCGTCGACGGGCGCGGGTCGCGTCCCGTGTGGGCCCTCCGCCTCCAGGTCCTCCGGGAGCTGGCCCACCACGCCGGCCACGCCGACATCCTGCGGGAGCAGGTCCTGGCGAGGCGCGAGGCATGA
- a CDS encoding DUF6204 family protein gives MATHIHRVTVRGRFADLTDDDRARLRAAADDHEALRARFTPEGTLVYDGRLDFFSVRVEVRERTEDDTPPGDVTARAEDAGRGRALALLEGLGVSGRDLRTTSTDMASVWH, from the coding sequence GTGGCCACCCACATCCACCGCGTCACCGTGCGCGGCCGCTTCGCCGACCTGACCGACGACGACCGGGCGCGCCTGCGCGCCGCGGCCGACGACCACGAGGCCCTGCGCGCCCGGTTCACCCCCGAGGGCACGCTCGTCTACGACGGGCGGCTCGACTTCTTCAGCGTCCGGGTCGAGGTGCGCGAGCGGACCGAGGACGACACCCCGCCCGGCGACGTGACCGCACGGGCCGAGGACGCCGGGCGGGGCCGCGCCCTCGCCCTGCTCGAGGGCCTGGGCGTCTCCGGACGTGACCTCCGCACGACCAGCACCGACATGGCGTCGGTCTGGCACTGA
- a CDS encoding DUF1697 domain-containing protein: MTDYVALLRGVAPVFEGMRNADLVGVLGRAGFEDLRTVGASGNLLFRSDDRSRRRLERIAEDALHAHLGRPCTTIIRSRRQVERLLSRDPFAGHPDEAPSRWNVTFLQRAPRDPPPLPPPTRDGQAVSQHAGEVFLVVDTTTPGTSSLMAAVERTYGRETTTRTWRVVERIARTF; encoded by the coding sequence GTGACCGACTACGTGGCCCTGCTGCGCGGCGTCGCCCCGGTGTTCGAGGGGATGCGCAACGCGGACCTGGTCGGGGTACTGGGCCGGGCCGGCTTCGAGGACCTCCGGACCGTGGGCGCCAGCGGCAACCTGCTGTTCCGCTCCGACGACCGGAGCAGACGTCGGCTGGAGCGGATCGCCGAGGACGCCCTCCACGCCCACCTCGGGCGTCCCTGCACCACGATCATCCGCAGCCGGCGCCAGGTCGAGCGCCTCCTTTCCCGCGACCCGTTCGCCGGCCACCCCGACGAGGCGCCGTCCCGCTGGAACGTGACCTTCCTCCAGCGCGCGCCTCGCGACCCGCCGCCGCTGCCCCCGCCGACCCGCGACGGCCAGGCGGTGTCCCAGCACGCCGGTGAGGTGTTCCTGGTGGTGGACACCACCACCCCCGGCACCTCGAGCCTCATGGCCGCGGTGGAGCGGACCTACGGCCGGGAGACGACCACCCGCACCTGGCGGGTTGTCGAGCGCATCGCCCGCACCTTCTGA
- a CDS encoding cytochrome P450 produces the protein MSEVGTAPAPDPGPVPLATTPAGTPTLDPLDPATQARLDVLVAELHAAGHWLYEGPLWTTVISDAAARDLWRDDRFATPMTSMLELQGITDGPLHARTQRNILALEGDDHSRVRRLVSPSFTPRSVARLRPRMRSYLHDRIDEVGPAGRCELVTAIAETYPIAIIGEVVGAPPADWPLLSRLADTVMQVVGFDVAALQGEIEGAYVELEAYIDALVAERRRAPTEDLLSDLVRASDADGDRLAALELRDLVTSLLLGGTDTTRNQLGLAVLHLARHPDQWARLGDDPAAVPAAVDEVLRFDPTASGTMRVATEDVTYRDVTFPAGSMVMLSSSASNRDPAVVGCPEAFDTAADRPGWSSLAFGTGRHFCLGANLARAELQEALTILPARLRDLRLDGEVEMKPFMSLYGPARLPVAFTHRPRNAAPT, from the coding sequence ATGAGCGAGGTGGGGACCGCACCGGCGCCCGACCCGGGCCCCGTGCCCCTGGCCACCACCCCGGCCGGCACGCCCACCCTCGACCCGCTCGACCCGGCCACCCAGGCCCGCCTCGACGTGCTCGTCGCCGAGCTCCACGCCGCCGGCCACTGGCTGTACGAGGGGCCGCTGTGGACCACCGTCATCAGCGACGCCGCCGCCCGCGACCTGTGGCGCGACGACCGCTTCGCCACGCCGATGACGAGCATGCTCGAGCTCCAGGGCATCACGGACGGGCCGCTCCACGCCCGCACGCAGCGGAACATCCTGGCCCTGGAGGGCGACGACCACTCCCGGGTGCGACGCCTGGTGTCGCCGTCGTTCACACCCCGGTCGGTGGCCCGGCTGCGGCCCCGCATGCGCTCCTACCTGCACGACCGCATCGACGAGGTCGGCCCCGCGGGCCGGTGCGAGCTGGTCACCGCCATCGCCGAGACCTACCCCATCGCCATCATCGGCGAGGTGGTCGGCGCCCCTCCGGCCGACTGGCCGCTCCTGTCCCGCCTGGCCGACACGGTGATGCAGGTGGTCGGCTTCGACGTGGCCGCCCTCCAGGGCGAGATCGAGGGCGCCTACGTCGAGCTGGAGGCCTACATCGACGCCCTCGTGGCCGAGCGGCGCCGGGCCCCGACCGAGGACCTGCTCTCCGACCTGGTCCGGGCCAGCGACGCCGACGGCGACCGCCTCGCCGCCCTTGAGCTGCGGGACCTCGTCACCAGCCTGCTCCTGGGCGGCACCGACACCACCCGCAACCAGCTGGGACTGGCCGTCCTCCACCTGGCCCGGCACCCGGACCAGTGGGCCCGGCTGGGCGATGACCCGGCCGCGGTGCCGGCTGCGGTCGACGAGGTCCTCCGCTTCGACCCCACCGCCTCGGGGACCATGCGGGTGGCCACCGAGGACGTGACCTATCGCGACGTCACCTTCCCCGCCGGGAGCATGGTGATGCTGTCCTCCAGCGCCTCGAACCGCGACCCGGCCGTGGTGGGCTGCCCGGAGGCCTTCGACACCGCGGCCGACCGACCCGGGTGGTCGTCGCTCGCCTTCGGCACCGGCCGGCACTTCTGCCTGGGCGCCAACCTGGCCCGGGCCGAGCTGCAGGAGGCCCTCACCATCCTCCCCGCCCGCCTGCGGGACCTCCGCCTCGACGGCGAGGTGGAGATGAAGCCGTTCATGAGCCTGTACGGGCCCGCCCGCCTGCCCGTCGCCTTCACCCACCGACCCCGCAACGCAGCCCCGACCTGA
- a CDS encoding DUF2254 domain-containing protein, whose protein sequence is MRIGLAALLDRVRSSLFLVPMLFVVGGAVLGQVSLEVDSALTDRDVQLPFVLQSTVDNARAVLSTVATATITVAGIAFSISLLVIQLASSQYSPRVVHSLFRDPFTKRVMGLVVGTFTYCLVVLRSVRDALDDGGQAVVPNLSVALALLLGVASILATIAFINHSAHSMDVSELLHDVTEESLRAVERGWPTSSGPGALEDPPPVEGHEVRFTANGWIQYVDADALMAVAAPGGVVRLESEVGRYAVAGTPLATVWPVPDPDDRDPLAGRLRAAVHVGQSRTLQQDASYGVRQLVDVALRALSPGVNDPTTAQDAIFHLAAVLHEALERDCPPRAVEGDGGRRLLRPEAPDHGDLVDLALDELRVAARALPTVCVYLLEAIHLLCLSQQVVDRPAVREPLLRQARLVRDGAAAADLLPEDRERVRAAYASRFEGG, encoded by the coding sequence GTGCGCATCGGACTGGCGGCCCTGCTCGACCGGGTCCGGAGCAGCCTCTTCCTCGTCCCCATGCTCTTCGTGGTGGGCGGGGCGGTGCTCGGCCAGGTCAGCCTGGAGGTCGACTCCGCCCTCACCGACCGCGACGTCCAGCTGCCGTTCGTCCTCCAGTCGACGGTCGACAACGCTCGGGCCGTCCTCTCCACGGTGGCCACCGCCACCATCACCGTCGCCGGCATCGCCTTCTCCATCTCGCTGCTGGTGATCCAGCTGGCGTCCAGCCAGTACTCGCCCCGGGTGGTGCACAGCCTGTTCCGCGACCCGTTCACCAAGCGGGTCATGGGCCTGGTGGTGGGCACCTTCACCTACTGCCTGGTGGTGCTGCGCTCCGTGCGCGACGCACTCGACGACGGCGGCCAGGCGGTGGTGCCCAACCTGTCGGTGGCCCTGGCCCTGCTGCTCGGCGTGGCCTCGATCCTCGCCACCATCGCCTTCATCAACCACAGCGCCCACTCCATGGACGTGAGCGAGCTCCTCCACGACGTCACCGAGGAGTCGCTGCGGGCCGTGGAGCGGGGCTGGCCCACCTCGTCGGGCCCGGGCGCGCTGGAGGACCCGCCGCCGGTCGAGGGCCACGAGGTCCGCTTCACCGCCAACGGGTGGATCCAGTACGTCGACGCCGACGCCCTCATGGCCGTGGCCGCACCGGGCGGGGTGGTGCGCCTCGAGTCCGAGGTGGGCCGCTACGCCGTCGCCGGCACCCCGTTGGCCACGGTGTGGCCCGTCCCCGACCCCGACGACCGCGACCCGCTGGCCGGGCGCCTGCGGGCCGCGGTGCACGTGGGCCAGAGCCGGACCCTCCAGCAGGACGCCAGCTACGGTGTCCGCCAGCTGGTCGACGTGGCCCTCCGGGCCCTGTCGCCCGGGGTCAACGACCCCACCACCGCCCAGGACGCCATCTTCCACCTGGCCGCCGTGCTCCACGAGGCCCTGGAGCGGGACTGCCCGCCGCGCGCGGTGGAGGGCGACGGCGGCCGCCGGCTGCTGCGCCCCGAGGCCCCCGACCACGGCGACCTCGTCGACCTCGCCCTCGACGAGCTCCGGGTCGCGGCCCGGGCCCTCCCCACGGTCTGCGTCTACCTGCTCGAGGCCATCCACCTCCTGTGCCTCTCCCAGCAGGTCGTCGACCGCCCGGCGGTGCGCGAGCCCCTGCTGCGCCAGGCCCGGCTGGTGCGCGACGGCGCCGCCGCGGCCGACCTCCTGCCCGAGGACCGCGAGCGGGTGCGGGCGGCCTACGCCTCCCGGTTCGAGGGCGGCTGA
- a CDS encoding class I SAM-dependent methyltransferase, with the protein MTTGWDGGAYDAAAGPQRDAGARLVDRLEVAEGAVVVDAGCGSGRVTELLLDRHPTASVVGIDASASMLAAAADRLARHAGRVRLVEADLAEPWPLSEPVDLVVSTNAFHWVRDHDRLFAAAFAALRPGGRLGVVAGGTGSLASVRAAARRAGVGVEGRNHYADAETTTRRLEAAGFVDVVCTLEEEPVRFPSRAALAEYLADAALAPYDRGAERAAQVAAALEEPVADFVRLTLAARRPILA; encoded by the coding sequence GTGACGACCGGGTGGGACGGAGGTGCGTACGACGCCGCGGCCGGCCCGCAGCGCGACGCCGGGGCCCGCCTCGTCGACCGGCTCGAGGTGGCCGAGGGCGCCGTGGTGGTCGACGCCGGGTGCGGGTCGGGACGGGTGACCGAGCTGCTCCTCGACCGCCACCCCACCGCGTCGGTGGTCGGCATCGACGCCTCGGCCAGCATGCTGGCCGCCGCCGCGGACCGCCTGGCCCGCCACGCCGGGCGGGTCCGGCTGGTCGAGGCCGACCTGGCCGAGCCGTGGCCGCTGTCGGAGCCGGTCGACCTGGTGGTGTCGACCAACGCCTTCCACTGGGTGCGCGACCACGACCGGCTGTTCGCCGCCGCCTTCGCCGCCCTGCGGCCCGGAGGCCGGCTGGGCGTCGTCGCCGGCGGGACCGGCAGTCTGGCCTCTGTCCGTGCCGCGGCCCGCCGGGCCGGGGTGGGCGTCGAGGGCCGCAACCACTACGCCGACGCCGAGACGACCACCCGTCGCCTGGAGGCCGCCGGGTTCGTCGACGTGGTCTGCACCCTCGAGGAGGAGCCCGTGCGCTTCCCCTCCCGCGCCGCGCTGGCGGAGTACCTGGCCGACGCCGCCCTCGCCCCCTACGACCGTGGCGCCGAGCGGGCCGCCCAGGTCGCCGCTGCACTGGAGGAGCCCGTCGCCGACTTCGTGCGCCTCACCCTCGCCGCCCGCCGACCGATCCTCGCCTGA
- a CDS encoding putative quinol monooxygenase, whose amino-acid sequence MVIIAGHVLVAEAERDRCVALFQDLVRRCREADGCIDMAISADPVDPARVNNLEVWASAEALDAWRAVADAPDPGVAMDASAMARDDATDGGPLFPSTA is encoded by the coding sequence ATGGTCATCATCGCCGGACACGTGCTCGTCGCCGAGGCCGAGCGAGATCGCTGCGTCGCCCTGTTCCAGGACCTCGTCCGTCGCTGCCGGGAGGCCGATGGGTGCATCGACATGGCCATCTCGGCCGACCCGGTCGACCCGGCCCGGGTGAACAACCTCGAGGTCTGGGCGTCGGCCGAGGCCCTCGACGCCTGGCGGGCGGTGGCCGACGCCCCCGACCCCGGCGTGGCCATGGACGCCTCCGCCATGGCGCGCGACGACGCGACCGACGGCGGCCCGCTCTTCCCCTCGACCGCCTGA
- a CDS encoding hemerythrin domain-containing protein yields MDAITMLKDDHKTVEKLFTQFEDAGDRAYVRKREIVDRIIEELSVHAAVEEMLLYPVARATVPDTEDIALESMEEHGVAKWLLHDLDSLDPQDERFDAKVTVLIENVRHHVEEEEQEFFPKVRDELGRKDLQELGDAMVEAKKTAPTKPHPRSPDAPPANLLVGTVAGVADRIGDTVYGVAQGSVSAVQDVVAVILRRPRPQQSPRGSKVSRTTARRLRSNVSSAAESVIESIESARDTGEDVADAATSGAKGAATSAGRGATRTAKAARSGAKATTTSAKRSGSQATTTAKRAATTTGRTAKKAAKTTKAQAKGAATSTAKAASDSE; encoded by the coding sequence ATGGATGCGATCACGATGCTCAAGGATGACCACAAGACGGTGGAGAAGCTGTTCACCCAGTTCGAGGACGCGGGTGACCGGGCCTACGTCCGCAAGCGCGAGATCGTCGACCGCATCATCGAGGAGCTGTCCGTCCACGCCGCGGTCGAGGAGATGCTCCTCTACCCCGTCGCCCGGGCCACCGTGCCCGACACCGAGGACATCGCCCTCGAGAGCATGGAGGAGCACGGCGTGGCCAAGTGGCTGCTGCACGACCTCGACTCCCTCGACCCCCAGGACGAGCGCTTCGACGCCAAGGTCACGGTGCTGATCGAGAACGTCCGCCACCACGTCGAGGAGGAGGAGCAGGAGTTCTTCCCCAAGGTGCGCGACGAGCTGGGCCGCAAGGACCTCCAGGAGCTGGGCGACGCCATGGTCGAGGCCAAGAAGACGGCTCCCACCAAGCCCCACCCCCGCTCGCCCGACGCGCCGCCCGCCAACCTCCTGGTCGGCACCGTCGCCGGCGTCGCCGACCGCATCGGCGACACCGTCTACGGCGTGGCCCAGGGCAGCGTCTCGGCCGTCCAGGACGTGGTCGCGGTGATCCTGCGCCGCCCCCGGCCCCAGCAGTCCCCCCGGGGCTCCAAGGTGAGCCGCACCACCGCCCGCCGCCTCCGGTCCAACGTGTCGTCGGCCGCGGAGTCCGTCATCGAGTCGATCGAGTCGGCCCGCGACACCGGCGAGGACGTCGCCGACGCCGCCACCTCCGGCGCCAAGGGCGCGGCCACCTCGGCCGGGCGCGGCGCCACCCGCACCGCCAAGGCGGCCCGCTCCGGGGCCAAGGCCACCACCACCTCGGCCAAGAGGTCCGGCAGCCAGGCCACCACCACGGCCAAGCGGGCCGCCACCACCACCGGTCGCACCGCCAAGAAGGCGGCCAAGACCACCAAGGCCCAGGCCAAGGGGGCGGCCACCTCCACCGCCAAGGCGGCCTCCGACTCGGAGTGA